From the genome of Diorhabda carinulata isolate Delta chromosome 2, icDioCari1.1, whole genome shotgun sequence:
AGTTGTAATTCcaccttaatttttttttttttggaatttatagCTCTTTCAATATGATTTAAACATCTTGTTTTAAATTATACCAAAGAAACAAATGATCTGAAAAGCTACTTAATAGTGAATAAGTAAATGAATAAAAgtattaccaaattattttaatcTCAATTTTATTGTGAGCAGAACAATCAGGTTGCTGAAACTCTTATCTGTTTGATATTGTTCTCGGGAAATAGTTACAGAGTTGTTTCtatctttcattttttgattatattttcaaaattacaatatcACAGTTTATGGTGTTCGACATTGttgattttatatatactttAGTGATGTTTAAATACCATTCAAATGAGTCAGCAGAATAACGGAAGCTACACTAGATTGACATTTCTTGCTAAAATTGAGTTGTCTGATAATGGCTCAATTATGTTTTTGAAGCTAAGTGGAATATAACATCTTAATGGTCagataagaagaaaaatttttgtcgtGTGCTTCATTTTGTTTTGAACCTCAAAAAATTAAGCATCACTTCAGTTTTCCTTTAGTCTTCATCCAATATGTAAAATCAATCACCTGAAACTGGAATCAGATAGTAAATGACTGTGTGTTTGATATAGATTATCCTAAATAGTTTcattagtaattattttattttagggTGGAATGAAGAAGGCaactttttttccattctaGCTCACGGATGGTGGGCGAGAATTCTTCAACATGAAATAGATCACCTACAAGGAAAAATGTATACAGACATTATGGATCCTAAAACGTTAACATGTTGTTGTTGGCACGAAGTTAACGAAAGAGCGGGCAGAGTTCACATACCTTTAGGaaataaataacacaaaaattaaatctagtaatatatttaatttctagAATATTatgcaaaatgaaaaaaaatatatatttacaaataccAAAATCATGCCTTTTTTACTTGGTATATTACTCAATCTACACTCTATGTATCcatatattctaaataaaaaatacataaaactaATGACAccgaaattaatttaattaagcATTCGGCGCATGAACCCAGGCGGCAGTAGAAGTTTGTGGTTCGCCCGCTCGGATTTCATTCGGGTATGTCACTAGGAAAAGTTCATGTCCATTGATATATctggaaaataagaaaattgtatgGGAGACTATTAATTGGAAGCACTGATATGTTGCAATGAAGTTCCAGTAAAAGAAAACGTTACAGtgctttttttgaaaacaaataaaaaaaatgcttacAGATTTCTATTTGGCACCCTTACTGTCCTTCCATCCTCTAATTCTTCTTGAGTATATTCAGTAAGTAACTGCCCTGCAGCCTCTTCATCTTCAATATGTAATTCACTACTCAACTCTTCTTCTTCGATAATTTCTACTTTTTCGATTTTCGAAAGTGGTCGCAAATTTTTGGAGGCCGTCGTTGGTCCCTTAGAGTGAGTTTTCTGGTGACGTTTCATATCCGACCTTACTCGGAACGGTTTTCCACATACTCCGCACATGTGAGGTTTTTCGCCAGTATGTATTTTTCGATGGTTTTGCAGATATGAAGAAGCTCGGAATGACTTGCCACAAAATTCACACTTGTAGTTTCTTTCGcctaaaatgttcaatttaaatataagtgGTGCAAATggatttgatttttcaaaaagctGTAGCCTTTGGACAAATTCCCACATCAATAAAAACACATACAGAGAAATAAAAAGACAGAGCAAGGATGAAATGTATTTGAAGATATATGATAATTAGCAACGGAGCTTACGGAAAAGTGGAAAAAGGAAATTTCCAAGAGTTATTAGATCATCAAAGCCAATTGGATAAAAACACCAAAGAAGGACcggaaaaaactgaaaataaaacccaagaatagaaaaagaatctAGGTATTTCGGGATTTGGTGCAGTATTGGAAATTATGAATAAAGCGTaggaacataaaaatattccaaaagaaTAGGGAATAGCATTAATAACATCTCTACACaagaaaccaaaaataaacattttaaagatTATTATGAAACTGATATTGACCTAAAGAAGACCCTAATATCATATATTCACTATAGCACAACTAGAAAATGGATCTATATACCTAGCATTCATAGACCTTGAGAAAGCGTTTCATACGGTCCTGTATTTCAATATTGACAGCATGAAGAgaaaagtgattataaaaaaataaatatatagaaaactgATTGAAGAAGAGGGCATCTCAATTtacacaaataaaatgaaaatgctGGTGGTAGGAAATACAAATATCAATACAGGAATAAAATATACAAGTAGAACAAATACAAAAAgatgtaagtaatttttgaaGGAAGAGAGAAACAAGATacagaaataaattatagtattGTAAAAACAATTGGGCAGGGTTATGCCAAGAGCAAAATATAAACAACCAAAGATAAATGTCTATAATCCTATTTATCGATCAGTCTCAACTTATGGATGCGAATCGTGgacaaagaagaagaaaactacTTTAGgaaaatattagatataaatatatattatacaatcGATTCCTTtgaaagtttttgataaatttattctgAATACCTGACaccattcaataaaaaaactaaaagtcTTAAATCCGATCCTGAAATACGAGAAAACATGAAGGGATACTTGatactttataaaatatttgttaacaacagaaaagtattttataaacagagtgaatttttataaacattaccTGTATGGATTCTTCTGTGTACAactaacgaatactttctcgcaaaTTCTTTGCCACAATATTCACATTGGAAATTCTTCTCAGTGGAGTGTAATGATGTTATGTGATACTTAAGATCGCCCCATTGTCTAAATCGTTTTCCACAATGTTCGCAACTGTACGGTTTGTCTCCTGAATGAAGCCTAAGGTGAACCTATGTGCACAAATAAAGCTATAATTTATAACAGCTACTGGTAGTATTCGTTTTATATAGAACAAATATCAATGGTTacgtcatattttaaatatcaaatgtttatttacCTTAAGTGCACTGGAAGCGAAAAAGCTCTTGCCGCATTGATCACATTGGTGAGGTCGTATACCTGAATGGCTTCTCATGTGGTATAccaatgaatttttatgtgtGAAAACTCGATCGCATTCGTTACATTCGTGAGTCgcctttttcttattttttttattaatttttttaacgacaGCAAGTGGCGCCGATTCtggaaaagaaaatacaattgCAAAGTTGTCCAGAATGGTATTCACATTAACAACTACAGTTTTACATAAAGTGTATAATGAGAGAAATACAATCCTTTAAACCAACAAATTGTGgtgtttttcaaatatctgcCACAAGGTTTTGAAAATGGAGTCCTTATTTTAGGATTGATTATGAGATattcagaaaattaattttaactaaaaagcAATTAATATAATTGATTAGTAACTAATGGAAAATCTAATATCTCAACAAAACAAGAATCAATAATAGGAAATGAAGATAGatgaacaagaaaaataatagtgaacTCGGTATGCATTTATAAAGAGGAAAGAACTAGATCAAGTAAAGGAACTGGGTCAAAAAGTATGAAAACTTTAGAGGAATATTGGAAGATAATGGAGGAAATAAGTCCAAGAGAGacatctgaaaaataaatgagaagaaACATTATCATGAAATAGATTTATGAGACATAATTGAGAAAATCTCTCCATTACCATATATTCAAAACCTCGATAAGGAGGTAGTGGAAAGTTTGGATATTTACTACTATGCCTCAAATCCATAATACCCATAACTGGCAAGTTTCAGCCATTTTTCATCCCCATATCAAAAGTAGGTGTATAATACACACATTAGTTGAAACAATAAGTTTGTCAAAACTTCTTGCCTGAACCAACCTCTATACAAAGTTTCCCTCTGCACACAAAAAATCATTGTTCTTGTGAAAATTGTAACagtgtaatttaattttttctaacctGTATTGCCTGAAGTAGATCTGCAGGTGACTAAATGTTGAAGTAGGATAGCTCTAAGAGGAAATGGTTGATTACATAAATGACATATATGTTCACTACCACATTCGAGTTCTTTCAAATCTTCTTCAGTCTGATGAATCTCTTCTTCCCTATACCATGCCTTTGAATCATCTTCATCAGGTTCAGGCTCATTAGTGTCTACTACCATAGTTATACCTACAAAATGAGTTATGAGATTTTTAAGCtacaattatcaaaaatacaaaaatttgatattactaCCTTCCATGAGATCTTCAGGCTCACTAAACTCATCCAAAGGCTCATTTTTGCTTGTGTGTATGTCCCTCATATGAGCTTCAAATGTCTTTTGTCTCCTGAAGGTTTTGTTACATTCAATGCATGTTAAATTAAGTAGACTGGATAACAAACTTTCTTGACGTTCACTTTCATTTGGTTCACAAAGTTTTTCAGGTGACGGTTTCTTGTCAACTGATGTAGTTTTTAGTGGACTGGTCGGTAAACCTCCTCCACCAGGCTCATAATGTTTTTTCAAGTGTTCGAAAAACCTAgggaaaaaaataactattaacgTTGGAATTAGACAAAGTAACACTTTTGTAATGGACATTAATACTCACTTTAGTTGCTCAGTAAAAGGTTCATTGCAGATTTGACAATTGAATGCATTGGCAGGATTTACAGGGGTAATTGTTGTTTGGCACAACATTTCGTGTTGTGCAAATTCATCATTAGAGCTAAAAGATTGTTCACATAAAttgcatattatttttttgacagacgtcactgaattttttttaagttttcttgAGATCCGCTTTTTGTGAGGCAAGCTTTTTTTCGAGGTACGGGGTTCATTTCTGAAAATCATATAGTATGCATATAGATTAaggaaatttaataattttctttctctcTTAATAACCTCTTGATAATAAGAGAAATACTATtatatgtttcttttttttgacattttaaaatcaagttttattatctattcatacttcaaaaaaattattctgattTATAACTTACTTCAAAGATTCTCTGTCTGAATCTACtttttcctcttctttttttgttgtacatttttcaatttccacaTCGTCATTGAATGATTGACCAACACTATTTACAGTTGTAAATCTAACAGTATCAACCAATTTTGGAAGAGGCTGTTGCTCCACATAAATATTATCTGTATTTacaattctcaaaaaactagTTCCTCCTCCTTTTTCGTTACTGATAATCAGTTGTGGTTCTTCTAGAATTTTTGTTCctgtatgaaaataattgattaaaacaaataaaatgtaatgttatttaaaaaataaaatttaaataatgttatctgtttactataatatttttaccaTTGACCAGAAAATAAGATATTGCAAATGTAAAACATAAAAGCaataaataggaaaataattaCAGTAACCAATAAATAGAGTGATAActctaaattaaaattacctATACCTAAGTTAGATGTAGCAACTAGAGATGGTAAAGTGGTATCTTGTAATTGTTGTTGCTTTTGCTGTTGACTGAGTTGGACAGCTACTAAAGCAGCAGCCAAATTTCTGTCTTCTTCAGTTAGATCTTGCGAAAGTAAATCTTCGGATGAATAGCTCACTGGAATAAAATCATTTGTTCCCAAATCTACAACTAAACCATGTTGTTGCTGCAAAAGTTCAGTACTTAGAAGTTGAGCATTTTCGGGGACTCTTTGAATCATAAACTGTTGACTGGTTCCATCTCCAATTACGATGTTTTCCAACGTTTCACGATTATCTTTATTTTCCATTGTTTAAATATTATGTGAAGATGTTTTCGTCGATGCCAAAAAATTTAAACGAGCCGCTACTGAAACTTATATTATGTTGACACGACGTTTCAAGGTCATAATTTTCCCAGAAAATAGGAAGTTTATAGCCTTTGATAAAATAGTTCCTCCTTTCTCCAAAtatgatttatgaaaaattccgAAAAAAACATTCACAAATTCTCAATTATTACTTCAAAAACTTGGAAGATTGCgttaaaaactaaatattgaaactaaaattgaCAACAATGCACTAACACTGTATACAGACGCCATTCTTATTCGCAAAATGGAGGTGCGTTCCGTATTATAATGAAGATATCTATTCATCTATTCTcaatatgtattttaaatttgtttgaaatatttttaggtGAACTTATATTAGATTTAAATAAGTTCTATATCAATATGACTCACGATACACGATAATTCTAGAATTAtttaagataataaaattttaaagagaaataatcattttatgatatatatatatatatatatatatatatatatatatatatatatatatatatatatatatatatatgtgagTATCGAAAAgtaaattatgtattttaagaaaattctgCATTACATTTCAgtgtatttccattttaaagttattattatatgaaagaaaaaaataggtTACAGCTtcttattgataaaaatagtatttaatatgtttgaaaataaaaaattgtatttttcaagaaatatatgCATTATATCtcgatatttattgataattataccTTCTCATTTGTTCAAATATGACCCTCGCTGAAAACTGCCTTGCTGATAAACTGAACGTACTCTTGTTTTTGACCTAATCATCCTGGCAATTGACATCTAAAACTTCTTTTCAATCGAAGATTGAAGCAGAAGCAATGGtaaataacagttttttaaaatttatttaaatctaaatCATCTATATTTCTTATTGTGAAACTTAGTTTGATAAAATCTTTTTAGAAGCTATGGTACTCTTTTAacatattatttgtatttcagtCTGCCCACAAAACGTTTATTATCAAGCGCAAGCTTGCtaagaaattgaaacaaaataggCCTATTCCACAATGGGTTCGTATGAGAACTGGAAATACAatcaggtaaatattttttttccaaagtaaatataatttaaccTCGTTTAAAATACGTAATAAAGAAGTTGCTAATATAGGCTAAATAGCAATTTTAACTGATATCATTTAAAATGTATCAGTTCATACAGTACGTTTTATTCAAGAAATGGATTTATTCACAcaacttttgaaatataaattataagtaattCAGTTGTTCCTACTCACCATTTAAATTCTCATAGTTTTTGAAgtatattaacatattttcaatcaaaatatattgtttgttGATATATAATGTTCAATTTTACATGTTCTCTTGTTTTCTTGTCTTAGTAGTATTGTGTTAAATGATATAATGAATCTATTAAAGAACTAGGGGCCCACAGTGACTAAATTTTTATCTGAATTGAAAGGTAACTATTTCTTTAGTAATCTGTGTGACTCTTATATAGAGTTTATaggaaatatttgtttgtattttgaaaagcaTTCATAGATTTTGTtgtataaaatgttaaaatcccaCTTAaccatttctatttttttgaaaagtcgATTCGAAAGAAAAGAGTTGCTTAATAAatgattgttaaccattggatttcatttctctaaaaataaaaaaaaattttgcccTTCTAAAATACAATGGCAAAAACAATGgtgtaaaaagaaataattttaatgaaatgtttTCATCTCAGTTGaatgcattttatttttatacagaaaatattactaaaaattagGAACAAGAAAAACTTTGATCACTTTAGTAGTATGACAAGATACATTTAATACTTTTAAATGTTGGCAATTGAATCTTCCCATTTTATTTTACCAGTACTGATCCAATActgattattaaaatttttgtgttaagaataaaatatatctttgaagtattgaaaattaatgaatcatttGAGTGTATTTtagtaatgtttttatttgtttcagatataATGCTAAAAGGCGTCATTGGCGTAGAACCAAGCTAAAGTTGTAGATACATTGTGTATGTTTATAATAGgcttaaaattaataaaaactcttaaatagaatatatttagTGTCAATTGCCTCATCGTCATAAGAATTATGCAGAGGGAAAGCAGTTCTTTGTctcgaataaaaataatttttcgttgaAGCCTATTGTATATTGGTCCAGGTATTATTTCATGCGCATGTGACGTTAGTTTAATGGGCGATGCAGAGCGGAGATATAGTGTACTCTGCTTGAAAGAGCAATTGTTGAGGTCGTTGGTAAcatcatttttccatttattttgagTTTGTAGTTGTGTTATAGATAATCATGTGACCAGCTGCTCCAAAACTGCTGTAGCCTATTGTATCTAGATAATGTATTTGCATTATGATCAGTCAAATTTACATGAAATTATAACTGCGTCA
Proteins encoded in this window:
- the LOC130903818 gene encoding zinc finger protein 354B-like isoform X1 — its product is MENKDNRETLENIVIGDGTSQQFMIQRVPENAQLLSTELLQQQHGLVVDLGTNDFIPVSYSSEDLLSQDLTEEDRNLAAALVAVQLSQQQKQQQLQDTTLPSLVATSNLGIGTKILEEPQLIISNEKGGGTSFLRIVNTDNIYVEQQPLPKLVDTVRFTTVNSVGQSFNDDVEIEKCTTKKEEEKVDSDRESLKNEPRTSKKSLPHKKRISRKLKKNSVTSVKKIICNLCEQSFSSNDEFAQHEMLCQTTITPVNPANAFNCQICNEPFTEQLKFFEHLKKHYEPGGGGLPTSPLKTTSVDKKPSPEKLCEPNESERQESLLSSLLNLTCIECNKTFRRQKTFEAHMRDIHTSKNEPLDEFSEPEDLMEGITMVVDTNEPEPDEDDSKAWYREEEIHQTEEDLKELECGSEHICHLCNQPFPLRAILLQHLVTCRSTSGNTESAPLAVVKKINKKNKKKATHECNECDRVFTHKNSLVYHMRSHSGIRPHQCDQCGKSFFASSALKVHLRLHSGDKPYSCEHCGKRFRQWGDLKYHITSLHSTEKNFQCEYCGKEFARKYSLVVHRRIHTGERNYKCEFCGKSFRASSYLQNHRKIHTGEKPHMCGVCGKPFRVRSDMKRHQKTHSKGPTTASKNLRPLSKIEKVEIIEEEELSSELHIEDEEAAGQLLTEYTQEELEDGRTVRVPNRNLYINGHELFLVTYPNEIRAGEPQTSTAAWVHAPNA
- the LOC130903818 gene encoding zinc finger protein 568-like isoform X2, translating into MENKDNRETLENIVIGDGTSQQFMIQRVPENAQLLSTELLQQQHGLVVDLGTNDFIPVSYSSEDLLSQDLTEEDRNLAAALVAVQLSQQQKQQQLQDTTLPSLVATSNLGTKILEEPQLIISNEKGGGTSFLRIVNTDNIYVEQQPLPKLVDTVRFTTVNSVGQSFNDDVEIEKCTTKKEEEKVDSDRESLKNEPRTSKKSLPHKKRISRKLKKNSVTSVKKIICNLCEQSFSSNDEFAQHEMLCQTTITPVNPANAFNCQICNEPFTEQLKFFEHLKKHYEPGGGGLPTSPLKTTSVDKKPSPEKLCEPNESERQESLLSSLLNLTCIECNKTFRRQKTFEAHMRDIHTSKNEPLDEFSEPEDLMEGITMVVDTNEPEPDEDDSKAWYREEEIHQTEEDLKELECGSEHICHLCNQPFPLRAILLQHLVTCRSTSGNTESAPLAVVKKINKKNKKKATHECNECDRVFTHKNSLVYHMRSHSGIRPHQCDQCGKSFFASSALKVHLRLHSGDKPYSCEHCGKRFRQWGDLKYHITSLHSTEKNFQCEYCGKEFARKYSLVVHRRIHTGERNYKCEFCGKSFRASSYLQNHRKIHTGEKPHMCGVCGKPFRVRSDMKRHQKTHSKGPTTASKNLRPLSKIEKVEIIEEEELSSELHIEDEEAAGQLLTEYTQEELEDGRTVRVPNRNLYINGHELFLVTYPNEIRAGEPQTSTAAWVHAPNA
- the LOC130903991 gene encoding 60S ribosomal protein L39, which gives rise to MSAHKTFIIKRKLAKKLKQNRPIPQWVRMRTGNTIRYNAKRRHWRRTKLKL